One region of Gigantopelta aegis isolate Gae_Host chromosome 7, Gae_host_genome, whole genome shotgun sequence genomic DNA includes:
- the LOC121376851 gene encoding putative carboxymethylenebutenolidase, producing MGEHIKVSSENEKGDVPCVLFKGGAGSPAIIVLQEWWGVNQHILDLAQEISNKSGFTTIVPDLYRGHVAINREDAGHLMTGLDWPGAVKDIQGCARYLLKHGHTKVGSTGFCMGGALTVAACCLAPEVNAGVVFYGVPKPELCDPSTIKVPIQCHFGDKDDIVGFSAPVDAKRLKDQLEAGKVQYEFHGYDVGHAFVNSSGPYYDKEACDLSMERMYAFFEKHLK from the coding sequence ATGGGCGAACACATCAAAGTTTCATCGGAGAACGAGAAAGGGGATGTCCCCTGCGTTCTGTTCAAAGGGGGCGCTGGATCCCCCGCCATCATCGTGCTTCAGGAATGGTGGGGAGTAAACCAACACATTCTGGACCTGGCGCAGGAAATTAGCAACAAGAGCGGCTTCACCACGATCGTTCCCGATCTTTACCGAGGTCATGTGGCGATCAATCGCGAAGACGCAGGCCACCTCATGACCGGCCTCGACTGGCCGGGAGCCGTGAAGGATATCCAGGGCTGTGCTAGGTACCTGCTAAAACACGGACACACCAAGGTTGGATCCACCGGATTCTGTATGGGTGGCGCCCTCACCGTTGCTGCGTGCTGTCTGGCACCGGAAGTTAACGCAGGCGTCGTGTTTTATGGGGTGCCGAAACCGGAACTGTGTGATCCTTCGACGATCAAGGTGCCGATCCAGTGTCATTTTGGGGACAAGGACGACATCGTGGGGTTCTCGGCTCCTGTGGACGCTAAGCGACTCAAGGACCAGCTAGAAGCGGGTAAGGTGCAGTACGAGTTCCATGGTTATGACGTGGGACACGCGTTTGTCAACAGCTCTGGCCCGTATTACGACAAGGAGGCGTGTGACCTGTCTATGGAACGAATGTATGCGTTCTTTGAAAAACACCTCAAATGA